A window of [Clostridium] innocuum genomic DNA:
CCAAAGACAGCTCTTTCATCGAAGACATCCAATCCTTCATACTGCCGCTATCCGGCTGCTCTGTTTCCTCTGCATTCTTACGCATATCCTCCATCATGGACTGGCGGTCCACACGGATGGTTGCGGTGATGTTCAAATCGGATAAGCCGCTTTCACGCTCCCTGTCCGCAGCCTCGCGAATCGACAATGCAAGGCAGGCTGACAGACCTATCACAAAGGCGATACAGCCGATCAGTATATTTCTGCCCTTTGCTCTGGTTATATTCCGCAATGCATTCTTTAAAATGTACATGAGTATTCTCCTTTCACGGTTACAGTATACAGGCGGCATGTGATAACTCTGTGAACAGGCTATGAAGAGCAAAAGAAAACACCCTCTCAGGTGTTTTAGTAAGCAAATCAACTGATTTTATTCAATCGGCCGCTGATAGAATTTCCCCTCAACACTTTCCGTCTTTGTCACATTGACAAAGCTGGTCTGATCAATTTCACGGATTCGGGTGACAAGCCCCTTGACATTCTGAGAATCCACAACTGTGTACAGCATGGTTCTCGGCCGCCCGTAATAGGTACCGATCCCCTCCAGCCGCGTTACGCCGTGATGTGTGGAATTCTGAATTTCCTCAATCACGATATCCGGATTGCTGGTGACGATGAACAGCGTCATCCGCTTGTAACGGGTATGCACAAAATTGATAACCTGTGTGGAGCAGAACTGAAAGATTATGGAATACAGCGCAGCATTCCATCCGAACAGATATCCGGCAGCCACAAGCATTACGGCATTCATAGCCAGGATATAATTCCAGGCTGGCTGATTGGTCCTTTGTGAAATCCACATGGCGATGAAATCCGTTCCGCCGCTGCTGGCATTCCCGCGTAAGGCGATGCCCAAGGCGACACCCTGTAAAATTCCACCGAATATGGTAATCAGCAGAATATCCTCCGTGATATTGGTAACCGGCAGGATTTCAACAAACACACCGGTTAAAACAATCATCACACAGGAATACAGTGTGAATTTCTTTCCTACTGTTTTGTAGCCGATGTAGGCCGGTATGGCATTCAATGCAAAGTTGACGGCAGAATACGGAACCTGCAGGTTCATATATTTTTCCGCGCATCGCTGAATGAATACCGTCAGTCCGGTAAAGCCGCCCGGAAACAAGCCCCCGGCATTGATAAAGGTATTGATATTGATGGCGCAGAGAAGTGATCCGATAATCACACAGCCTACCGTAATCAGATCTCTGACACTTGGTTTTAATCTCATTCTTCTACTCCCTTTTTCCTCTGGTCATGCATAATTATACTATCTTTTTTTCTACATGCAACCGTTTTACGGATGATACCTGTTTACTTTTTTCTATGTAAATTTTCATTCAGCCGTATCAGGTCTTACACGATTTCCAGCAAGCACTTACAGCTGTTTTTTAGCTGAACTGATACTATTGTGCTGTGAAAATTCATACAATGCATATGGAAGGAGAGTTGTTATGAAACAATTTTTAGCCGTAGCTGCCCTAAATGAGGCAGTCAAAAAGCACTGCGATACCCGCAGGGATGTCAAGATATATACCGAGGGCTTCAAAGCTGTACAGCATGAAGCAATGGAATTTTCTGTTATGTGTGATGGGGAGCTGTATCAGCTTGAAAAATTACACGAGGAATTGCGACAGGCTGGTTTTCCTAATCCCTCCAGTATGGAGGAAGCCGTCTTGTATGCCTATCTGCTCTGGGGCGAAAAAGCGATGGAGCATATGGAGGGTGCTTATTCCTTTATTATACGGAAAGGTGATTCCCTCTTCTGTGCCAAGGATCCGCTCGGGCTTCGCCCAATCTATTATCTGATCAAGGACAACTGCATTTGGATCAGCTGCCGGATTCAGCCTCTGCTGGATGCTTCGGATACACCGGCCGTTCTGAATCGCGAGGGACTTTTGGAGCTGTTTGCCTTTGGCCCCAGCATCAGTGAAAATCAGACGCTGTATAAGGATGTCCATGCATTGCCGATGGGCTCCCTGCTTCGTATATCCGCCGGTAAGCTGGAGATAAAAACATATTATAAGCTTTCCGCACATCCGCATACGGATACCTTACAGGAGACCATCACGAAGGTACACGAGTTGATGAGTGCCTCTATCCACGCACAGGCGTCTGGTGCACAGGCAAGCTTTCTCTCAGGCGGACTGGATTCCAGCCTGATAACGAGCGTTGCCGCAAAAAAGAATCCGCAATGGCGTACCTATTCTCTGGATTATGAAGGGAATAAAGAAAATTTCAAGGGGAATATGTATCAGGTTTCTCTGGATGCTTCCTTCATTCAGGATATGTGTGAGTTCTGTCAATGTGAGCATACACCGCTTATGCTGTCACAGCAAGAGCTCTGTGATCTGCTGGAGGATGCTATGCTGGCAAGAGAGGCACCGGGTATGGCAGATGTGGATTCCAGCTTGCTGTGGCTGTGCCGTAAGGTTGCTGAAAAGGAACAGATCATTTTAAGCGGAGAGTGCTCGGACGAGATTTTTGGCGGCTATCCGTGGTTTTACCGGGACGAGTTAAAGGATTTGGATACCTTTCCATGGCTGCGCTCCACAAAAGAGAGAATCTCTTTGCTTCATCCGGATTTGCAGCGTCTTCCGTATGAGGACTATATCGCAAAGCGTTATGCGGAAAGCATACAGGATATTGAATATCTGGATACCGACAGTGAGGAGGACCGCCGTGCGCGTATTCACACCGTGCTGTGTCTGCACTGGTTTATGCAGACGCTGGTTACCCGTCAGGTATGCATGGGAGATGCAGCGCATTTGAATATCCGTGCCCCGTTTGCCAATGTGAAGCTGCTGGAATACGTATATAACATCCCATGGGAGATGAAGTTTCTGAAGCAGGAGGAAAAAGGCATTCTGCGAAAGGCATTTGAACATGAGCTGCCTGAAAGTGTTGCCCATCGGAAAAAGAACCCGTTTCCAAAGACACACAATCCCCGATACGCCGAGCTGGTCAGCAAACGTCTGCAGGAGCGTTATGAGGATCCGACAAGCCCGCTGCATGAGTTGTTTGATGATGTAAAATTAAAAGAGCTGATTGATACAAAGGGGGAAAGCTTTCAGCTGCCATGGTACGGTCAACTTATGAGCGGACCACAGCTGCTTGCCTATCTGTATCAGATTGACCGATGGATCGTTACCAAGCATATCTCGATTGAAAAATAGTATAAGAAAAGCGGCAGAGCATCTCATTCTGCCGCTTCTTCCGTTTCCACCCCTGCCTCCTTCATGACCTTCTGCAACTCCACAAGCTGACTGGTGCGCAGCATGTCCCGAATCTGCCGCAATTCCTTCAGACAGCTTCTCAGTAAATCAACAATGGAAGCAAGCAGAAACAAGGCACCGATAACAGCGCAGTAAGCAAGTATATCCATCCTCATCCTCCCTTTCAGACTCACAGCGATTGAATAAAAAGACGCGATCTCCTATAGCGATTCATGTATTGTCAGACTATCCTGCAATGTCTTTCTGTCAGTCTTTCGTCTCTGTTGACTGCCGTAGCCCACAGCAATAACGAGCCGTATTCTTTTTTTATCCGGTATCTGCAGCAGCTCTTTGATTTTCTTTTCGTGAAAATATCCAATCATGCATGTATCCAAACCAAGCTCAGCAGCCTGCAGGCACAGATATGCACACGCAATACCGATATCCACCTGATGAAATTCCTGATTCTTCATGCGATTCACGATTCGCTCAGAAACCACCGGCTTTTGTTCTTCAACAACGATAAAAGCTGCATGCTTTGTAAAGGGCTGTGTCAGGGCTACCATGGCCGGGTCTTGGATGATGTGAAATTTCCAAGGCTGCGAGTTGCATGCGGATGGTGCCAGCCCCGCGGTTTCCACACATGTTTTCAGCAGCGCTGAATCAATCGCACGCTCTGTAAAGCTGCGGCAGCTGTATCTTGCGATAATCGCTTCCTGTAGTTCCATAAAGTGTCTCCTATTTCCAATCAATTGTTGAATTTCTCTGTAATTGCGAAAGAAACAGGCTATGATTGATTCATATATGTATATCGTTATTCCTGTATTCTAACTCTTCAGATTTAGCATATAGTGGAATTCAACATTTGTCAATATATAGTTTACATCAACGATACTACCAAAAGGTGTCACTGCCGTGCCCTCTTGCGATTCCAGATTTCCTGTTAAGCTATTTCTTTACAGAATCGATCTGTCATTCTTTTTTCATACCGTTTTGAGAACGCGGATTATGCTGCGCTATCCTTCTTTTTATCCAGCTGCACCTCCTGAATCTCTTCAAAGCGCTTCACAATCTTTCCAGCTGTAATCTGCAGCTGCCGCATATCCTGATAGGTTCGCTCAAAATCACTGCCGACTGTCTGATAACGCTTATGAAACCGCTCAAACTCGACCTGCAGATGCTTCAGCTCCTGCTGAATCTGTTCCACATGCTCATTGCGCTGTACGCCCAGATAGATTGCACGTATTGCGGTCAGATATGCCATCAGTGTCGTCGGTGAGACCATATACACCTTTTCTTCATAAGAGTAACGCACGACCTCATCACAGCTCGCATAAATATAGGAAAACACTGCTTCGGCAGGCAGAAACATGCAGGCAAATTCCGCTGTTTCCTGCGGCAGTATATACTTGGAAGCGATGGCGCGGATATGCCTTTTCACATCCTGTACAAACTGAGCATGTGCTCTGGCCTTTTCCTGCGCCGTATCCGCTGACATCAGACGGTTATAATTTTCCAGCGGAAATTTGGAATCAATACAAATCATACGCAGCGGTTCACTGGCGAACAGAACAGCATCCGCAATCGTTCCGTTGCTCAGCTTATACTGCTTCTGATAACGATGCTCATCCGTCCCCATCGCCGTTTCCAAAAGACTGTACAATTCTATTTCACCAAAGATGCCTCTGGTCTTTTTATCATTTAACACATTCTGCAGCTGCAGGATGGATGCAGAGACCTCCCTGATGCTCTGCTGACTTTCATCCAGCCTTCCCATCTGCTGCAGCACCTTGCCGAAAACCTGTGTTGTCGTCTGATAGCCATGGTGCAGATTCTCATTCAGCGTAAGCTCCAGATGGCTCATCCGCTGTTCGACGTTTTCATGCAGAGACTGCAAATCGGTTTTCATCAGCTGGGAAATCTGCGTCTGCAGCATCATCAGCTGATTGTTGAATTGCTGCTGCATGGCTGCCATATCCTCTCGCTGTGCGTTCAGCTCCCGCAGCACTCGTTCACTGTCTGCTGATTTTGCCGGCCGCTGCTGCAGAAACAGAAAGATAAACAGCAGTACAACACACAGAATTAAAAATATCAACACATATAGTTCCATAATGATCTCTGCTACTCAAAACATGGACAAATATATCCATACCGAGATGTTGAAAGTTCTTGTGAACCTTTCTTACTGCTTCACCGTATATGCTTTTGTACTGGATACATCCAGATACTACTCACAAGTTCTTGTATACTCCACAGTCGTAAATTCCCGACGAAAGCCATCGGTACATGCCTACAAGTCCCTGGTTATGCTACTTTGTAGGATATAGCATCTCTTAAATTAAGACTTGCATGATAATCTCTGTTTGCATGACAGCCACATTCACACACGTATTCTCTGTCAGAAAGTTTTAAGTCCTTCTTGATACAACCACATTCATGACAAAGCTTACTGGATGCATACCATCTATCTACAATTCTTAATTCAATCCCTTATTCTCTGCATTTTGCTCCCAGTTTCGCTCTAAATTCATAGAACTTCTGCGAAGCAACTGCTTTGGAAAGATGCCTGTTCTTCATCATGCCAGATATGTTCAAATCTTCAATAGTGATATAAGACGGCTTGGTCTTCACCATCTCATTAACACTTTTATTTATATAATCCGTACGGATATTCTCTATCCTATGATGAAATCCTTGTACCTTTACTACTTGCTCTCGGATATTTTATCGAGTAGCTTTTCCTCCTTCATTTTTATTGCGCTTCTTTAAGCTTTCGTATTTCCTCGAAAGGCAACGCTGTCCTCGTTTTAACTGTTTCTCTACCTTCTTTAATTTTGCAGTTTTATTGATGTTCTTCTTTACAATACCATTGCTGATAACAGCAAAGTCCTTGACACCAAGGTCAATTCCTAATCCGATATCTTTTAACTGTGGACATACCTGTTCCGGTTGTTCAACGAAAACTGACACATACTATCGTCCAGCCTTACATGAAACAGCGCCGCTCTTGATAATGTAAATACTAGAGTCCGTAGGGATATATCCCTTTTCTTTTCATCTTACCCATCCAAGCGTCGGTATTTTCATACGATGTCTTTCGCATGGTATGGTTACTTTAGAATCTGTTTTCACAAACTACATCTTACCATCCGATTTGCCTTTTTTCTTGAATTTGGGAAACCCGGATTGTCCTTTGTAGAATCTCCTGAATTCCCTTTCGAAGTTCATAATACTTTGCTTTACAGATTTTGAACTGACTTCTTTTATCCAT
This region includes:
- a CDS encoding asparagine synthase, yielding MKQFLAVAALNEAVKKHCDTRRDVKIYTEGFKAVQHEAMEFSVMCDGELYQLEKLHEELRQAGFPNPSSMEEAVLYAYLLWGEKAMEHMEGAYSFIIRKGDSLFCAKDPLGLRPIYYLIKDNCIWISCRIQPLLDASDTPAVLNREGLLELFAFGPSISENQTLYKDVHALPMGSLLRISAGKLEIKTYYKLSAHPHTDTLQETITKVHELMSASIHAQASGAQASFLSGGLDSSLITSVAAKKNPQWRTYSLDYEGNKENFKGNMYQVSLDASFIQDMCEFCQCEHTPLMLSQQELCDLLEDAMLAREAPGMADVDSSLLWLCRKVAEKEQIILSGECSDEIFGGYPWFYRDELKDLDTFPWLRSTKERISLLHPDLQRLPYEDYIAKRYAESIQDIEYLDTDSEEDRRARIHTVLCLHWFMQTLVTRQVCMGDAAHLNIRAPFANVKLLEYVYNIPWEMKFLKQEEKGILRKAFEHELPESVAHRKKNPFPKTHNPRYAELVSKRLQERYEDPTSPLHELFDDVKLKELIDTKGESFQLPWYGQLMSGPQLLAYLYQIDRWIVTKHISIEK
- a CDS encoding YitT family protein, with translation MRLKPSVRDLITVGCVIIGSLLCAININTFINAGGLFPGGFTGLTVFIQRCAEKYMNLQVPYSAVNFALNAIPAYIGYKTVGKKFTLYSCVMIVLTGVFVEILPVTNITEDILLITIFGGILQGVALGIALRGNASSGGTDFIAMWISQRTNQPAWNYILAMNAVMLVAAGYLFGWNAALYSIIFQFCSTQVINFVHTRYKRMTLFIVTSNPDIVIEEIQNSTHHGVTRLEGIGTYYGRPRTMLYTVVDSQNVKGLVTRIREIDQTSFVNVTKTESVEGKFYQRPIE
- a CDS encoding nitroreductase, whose protein sequence is MELQEAIIARYSCRSFTERAIDSALLKTCVETAGLAPSACNSQPWKFHIIQDPAMVALTQPFTKHAAFIVVEEQKPVVSERIVNRMKNQEFHQVDIGIACAYLCLQAAELGLDTCMIGYFHEKKIKELLQIPDKKRIRLVIAVGYGSQQRRKTDRKTLQDSLTIHESL
- the rmuC gene encoding DNA recombination protein RmuC; the protein is MELYVLIFLILCVVLLFIFLFLQQRPAKSADSERVLRELNAQREDMAAMQQQFNNQLMMLQTQISQLMKTDLQSLHENVEQRMSHLELTLNENLHHGYQTTTQVFGKVLQQMGRLDESQQSIREVSASILQLQNVLNDKKTRGIFGEIELYSLLETAMGTDEHRYQKQYKLSNGTIADAVLFASEPLRMICIDSKFPLENYNRLMSADTAQEKARAHAQFVQDVKRHIRAIASKYILPQETAEFACMFLPAEAVFSYIYASCDEVVRYSYEEKVYMVSPTTLMAYLTAIRAIYLGVQRNEHVEQIQQELKHLQVEFERFHKRYQTVGSDFERTYQDMRQLQITAGKIVKRFEEIQEVQLDKKKDSAA